Proteins from a genomic interval of Nasonia vitripennis strain AsymCx chromosome 3, Nvit_psr_1.1, whole genome shotgun sequence:
- the LOC100678789 gene encoding uncharacterized protein LOC100678789 isoform X11, with the protein MVPFGYIASQDREVDMNMAAMPMGGNLALNPVQDFGQLAVPDWRHAIALDSRNRAVHKIYQSLMHNARNGENSDNRSPKWIAAARKIEGKAFKTATSRSQYFTLVKEEIHKIEMGYGFPGMSSQFLPSSSTTSAAAANNIQLVNMQQNYGSNGFGEPVTATQSHSQPGIAHSTTSVNLFSDEAIGGTMRIPVTSSIGSARPQFEAYGRPPGPRPLLHADQVPGSSIPIGFLGDPTQFMPNAEQVLAPNLLHSMNALMAHSQFMPSSAVGSQQRFGLNDNGQGVLSENSSIINSQMPGRSKEWHKSVTFNDRNRLVRKMAQYLSTTPVPQAGSMDNRMNSCLAIAQSVESETYKAANSLAQYYDLMAKRCYFLAKDRANPTQQPGIQYYNLSDIRRTYEALGIAYPMNPSPFPSNPPNGGPAGNGGPAGNMRLHGGEAPPPPGVMPSLMGSPGAPLPYCAFARGQAAQLQQASHNQFLGTDSNEPSNRFLQGAVPLSLDAAEVPEVIKQLAHAYKCQERENQENDVMLLCSLPHCRETKNLLNHITTCQVGINCCGSTKEIIDHWNRCTVSECPICLPVRQAERTLNSTIATTTSLNNQMNVNPVFMRRPHRGMGSSYPSTATSGLLSNQSQNGPNGLNGPNGGRNERISPRSSMWHSNYNDSPNWRSANNGSDMSMDGGGGILARRSQQRFWLQSRNGANRHERRAPYNNPWAAPEIIFVENARGQPPRGPSLFGPVGSGRNMDRLQPYGTPWRSPDILFVENVRPAHRQVQGEIRYSDEPVIIPPEEDATPSEHQQIMAIVKVVKTHGGRLEQKFRCARRSCTAAWPCLHRRLAASIQSHKTPIPG; encoded by the exons ATGGTACCTTTTGGTTACATTGCATCACAAGACAGAGAAGTAGACATGAACATGGCTGCTATGCCTATGGGCGGAAACTTGGCTCTCAATCCGGTGCAAGATTTTGGTCAGCTTGCAGTACCAGACTGGCGTCATGCTATTGCTCTTGATAGCAGAAATCGAGCTGTGCATAAAAT ATATCAATCACTTATGCACAATGCACGTAATGGAGAAAACTCAGATAATCGATCACCAAAGTGGATTGCTGCAGCCAGAAAAATTGAAGGCAAAGCATTCAAAACAGCAACATCACGGTCACAGTATTTTACCCTTGTAAAAGaagaaattcataaaatagAGATGGGATACG GTTTCCCAGGAATGTCTAGTCAATTTCTTCCATCAAGTAGTACAActtcagctgctgctgctaataATATACAACTAGTTAATATGCAGCAAAATTATGGATCGAATGGCTTTGGTGAACCAG TTACAGCGACTCAATCTCATAGTCAACCAGGCATTGCTCACTCTACAACGTCTGTTAATTTATTCTCTGATGAAGCTATTGGTGGAACTATGAGAATACCAGTTACAAGCTCTATAGGCTCAGCTCGTCCACAGTTTGAAGCATATGGCAGACCACCAGGACCTCGACCATTGCTTCATGCAGATCAAGTGCCTGGCAGTAGCATACCAATAG GTTTTCTAGGTGATCCAACGCAGTTCATGCCTAACGCGGAGCAAGTTTTGGCCCCGAATCTTTTACATTCGATGAACGCTCTAATGGCACACAGTCAATTTATGCCTTCGTCAGCAGTCGGCTCACAGCAGCGCTTCGGTCTCAACGACAACGGACAGGGAGTGCTGTCGGAGAACAGCAGTATTATCAACTCGCAGATGCCCGGTCGGTCCAAGGAATGGCACAAGTCCGTCACTTTCAACGACAGAAACCGTCTCGTACGTAAAAT GGCCCAATATCTCTCGACGACTCCGGTTCCTCAAGCTGGCAGCATGGACAACAGAATGAACAGTTGTCTTGCCATTGCACAGAGCGTCGAAAGCGAAACGTACAAAGCAGCCAACTCATTGGCACAGTATTATGACTTGATGGCCAAGCGGTGTTACTTTCTTGCAAAAGATCGAG CAAATCCAACGCAGCAGCCAGGAATCCAGTACTACAATCTATCGGACATCCGGCGAACGTACGAAGCGCTGGGCATCGCGTACCCGATGAACCCATCGCCGTTCCCAAGCAACCCACCGAATGGCGGGCCTGCGGGCAACGGTGGCCCCGCGGGCAACATGAGACTGCATGGCGGCGAGGCGCCACCCCCGCCAGGTGTTATGCCCAGCCTCATGGGCTCGCCGGGCGCACCCCTGCCGTACTGCGCGTTCGCGCGCGGTCAGGCTGCCCAATTACAGCAGGCCAGCCACAATCAATTTCTTGGTACTGATAGTAACGAACCGTCAA ATCGCTTCTTGCAAGGCGCAGTGCCGCTGAGTCTGGACGCGGCGGAGGTTCCCGAAGTGATCAAGCAACTGGCTCACGCCTACAAGTGTCAGGAGCGCGAGAACCAGGAGAATGACGTGATGCTGCTGTGTTCGTTACCTCACTGCCGTGAGACGAAAAACCTCCTGAACCATATTACCACCTGTCAAGTGGGCATCAATTGCTGCGGCTCGACCAAGGAGATCATTGACCACTGGAACCGCTGCACTGTCAGCGAGTGTCCTATATGTCTGCCTGTCCGGCAGGCTGAGAGAACGCTCAACTCTACCATCG CCACGACGACAAGCCTGAACAACCAGATGAACGTGAACCCTGTGTTTATGCGCCGTCCGCATCGAGGTATGGGCTCGAGCTACCCGTCCACCGCGACCTCTGGTTTGCTCTCGAATCAATCGCAAAACGGACCCAATGGTCTAAATGGTCCGAACGGTGGTCGCAACGAGCGTATTTCGCCTCGTTCCTCCATGTGGCACTCGAACTACAACGACAGTCCTAACTGGCGCTCGGCCAACAATGGTTCCGACATGTCGATGGACGGAGGTGGCGGTATTCTGGCTAGACGGTCGCAGCAGCGCTTTTGGCTGCAGAGTAGAAATGGCGCGAATCGACACGAGAGGCGGGCACCTTACAACAATCCTTGGGCTGCGCCTGAAATTATTTTCGTGGAGAACGCACGCGGACAGCCACCAAGAGGTCCCTCGCTATTCGGACCTGTGGGCAGTGGTAGAAATATGGACAGATTACAGCCTTACGGTACGCCGTGGCGCTCACCCGACATACTCTTTGTCGAAAACGTTAGGCCCGCGCATCGCCAGGTTCAAGGTGAGATACGCT ACTCAGATGAACCAGTTATCATTCCACCTGAAGAAGATGCCACTCCGAGTGAGCATCAGCAAATAATG GCCATCGTCAAGGTTGTGAAAACGCACGGCGGTCGGTTGGAGCAGAAATTCCGTTGCGCGCGGCGGAGTTGTACCGCCGCGTGGCCGTGCCTCCATCGACGGCTCGCCGCTTCTATTCAGAGCCACAAGACGCCGATCCCGGGATGA
- the LOC100678789 gene encoding uncharacterized protein LOC100678789 isoform X2: MEEYRQGPPAYKRQRLGDPLQASANFLDARINLGANMVPFGYIASQDREVDMNMAAMPMGGNLALNPVQDFGQLAVPDWRHAIALDSRNRAVHKIYQSLMHNARNGENSDNRSPKWIAAARKIEGKAFKTATSRSQYFTLVKEEIHKIEMGYGFPGMSSQFLPSSSTTSAAAANNIQLVNMQQNYGSNGFGEPVTATQSHSQPGIAHSTTSVNLFSDEAIGGTMRIPVTSSIGSARPQFEAYGRPPGPRPLLHADQVPGSSIPIGDPTQFMPNAEQVLAPNLLHSMNALMAHSQFMPSSAVGSQQRFGLNDNGQGVLSENSSIINSQMPGRSKEWHKSVTFNDRNRLVRKMAQYLSTTPVPQAGSMDNRMNSCLAIAQSVESETYKAANSLAQYYDLMAKRCYFLAKDRANPTQQPGIQYYNLSDIRRTYEALGIAYPMNPSPFPSNPPNGGPAGNGGPAGNMRLHGGEAPPPPGVMPSLMGSPGAPLPYCAFARGQAAQLQQASHNQFLGTDSNEPSNRFLQGAVPLSLDAAEVPEVIKQLAHAYKCQERENQENDVMLLCSLPHCRETKNLLNHITTCQVGINCCGSTKEIIDHWNRCTVSECPICLPVRQAERTLNSTIATTTSLNNQMNVNPVFMRRPHRGMGSSYPSTATSGLLSNQSQNGPNGLNGPNGGRNERISPRSSMWHSNYNDSPNWRSANNGSDMSMDGGGGILARRSQQRFWLQSRNGANRHERRAPYNNPWAAPEIIFVENARGQPPRGPSLFGPVGSGRNMDRLQPYGTPWRSPDILFVENVRPAHRQVQGEIRYSDEPVIIPPEEDATPSEHQQIMAIVKVVKTHGGRLEQKFRCARRSCTAAWPCLHRRLAASIQSHKTPIPG, translated from the exons atggAGGAGTATAGGCAAGGGCCACCAGCCTACAAGCGCCAGAGACTCGGCGATCCCCTACAGGCTTCGGCCAACTTTCTGG ATGCTAGAATAAATCTTGGAGCAAATATGGTACCTTTTGGTTACATTGCATCACAAGACAGAGAAGTAGACATGAACATGGCTGCTATGCCTATGGGCGGAAACTTGGCTCTCAATCCGGTGCAAGATTTTGGTCAGCTTGCAGTACCAGACTGGCGTCATGCTATTGCTCTTGATAGCAGAAATCGAGCTGTGCATAAAAT ATATCAATCACTTATGCACAATGCACGTAATGGAGAAAACTCAGATAATCGATCACCAAAGTGGATTGCTGCAGCCAGAAAAATTGAAGGCAAAGCATTCAAAACAGCAACATCACGGTCACAGTATTTTACCCTTGTAAAAGaagaaattcataaaatagAGATGGGATACG GTTTCCCAGGAATGTCTAGTCAATTTCTTCCATCAAGTAGTACAActtcagctgctgctgctaataATATACAACTAGTTAATATGCAGCAAAATTATGGATCGAATGGCTTTGGTGAACCAG TTACAGCGACTCAATCTCATAGTCAACCAGGCATTGCTCACTCTACAACGTCTGTTAATTTATTCTCTGATGAAGCTATTGGTGGAACTATGAGAATACCAGTTACAAGCTCTATAGGCTCAGCTCGTCCACAGTTTGAAGCATATGGCAGACCACCAGGACCTCGACCATTGCTTCATGCAGATCAAGTGCCTGGCAGTAGCATACCAATAG GTGATCCAACGCAGTTCATGCCTAACGCGGAGCAAGTTTTGGCCCCGAATCTTTTACATTCGATGAACGCTCTAATGGCACACAGTCAATTTATGCCTTCGTCAGCAGTCGGCTCACAGCAGCGCTTCGGTCTCAACGACAACGGACAGGGAGTGCTGTCGGAGAACAGCAGTATTATCAACTCGCAGATGCCCGGTCGGTCCAAGGAATGGCACAAGTCCGTCACTTTCAACGACAGAAACCGTCTCGTACGTAAAAT GGCCCAATATCTCTCGACGACTCCGGTTCCTCAAGCTGGCAGCATGGACAACAGAATGAACAGTTGTCTTGCCATTGCACAGAGCGTCGAAAGCGAAACGTACAAAGCAGCCAACTCATTGGCACAGTATTATGACTTGATGGCCAAGCGGTGTTACTTTCTTGCAAAAGATCGAG CAAATCCAACGCAGCAGCCAGGAATCCAGTACTACAATCTATCGGACATCCGGCGAACGTACGAAGCGCTGGGCATCGCGTACCCGATGAACCCATCGCCGTTCCCAAGCAACCCACCGAATGGCGGGCCTGCGGGCAACGGTGGCCCCGCGGGCAACATGAGACTGCATGGCGGCGAGGCGCCACCCCCGCCAGGTGTTATGCCCAGCCTCATGGGCTCGCCGGGCGCACCCCTGCCGTACTGCGCGTTCGCGCGCGGTCAGGCTGCCCAATTACAGCAGGCCAGCCACAATCAATTTCTTGGTACTGATAGTAACGAACCGTCAA ATCGCTTCTTGCAAGGCGCAGTGCCGCTGAGTCTGGACGCGGCGGAGGTTCCCGAAGTGATCAAGCAACTGGCTCACGCCTACAAGTGTCAGGAGCGCGAGAACCAGGAGAATGACGTGATGCTGCTGTGTTCGTTACCTCACTGCCGTGAGACGAAAAACCTCCTGAACCATATTACCACCTGTCAAGTGGGCATCAATTGCTGCGGCTCGACCAAGGAGATCATTGACCACTGGAACCGCTGCACTGTCAGCGAGTGTCCTATATGTCTGCCTGTCCGGCAGGCTGAGAGAACGCTCAACTCTACCATCG CCACGACGACAAGCCTGAACAACCAGATGAACGTGAACCCTGTGTTTATGCGCCGTCCGCATCGAGGTATGGGCTCGAGCTACCCGTCCACCGCGACCTCTGGTTTGCTCTCGAATCAATCGCAAAACGGACCCAATGGTCTAAATGGTCCGAACGGTGGTCGCAACGAGCGTATTTCGCCTCGTTCCTCCATGTGGCACTCGAACTACAACGACAGTCCTAACTGGCGCTCGGCCAACAATGGTTCCGACATGTCGATGGACGGAGGTGGCGGTATTCTGGCTAGACGGTCGCAGCAGCGCTTTTGGCTGCAGAGTAGAAATGGCGCGAATCGACACGAGAGGCGGGCACCTTACAACAATCCTTGGGCTGCGCCTGAAATTATTTTCGTGGAGAACGCACGCGGACAGCCACCAAGAGGTCCCTCGCTATTCGGACCTGTGGGCAGTGGTAGAAATATGGACAGATTACAGCCTTACGGTACGCCGTGGCGCTCACCCGACATACTCTTTGTCGAAAACGTTAGGCCCGCGCATCGCCAGGTTCAAGGTGAGATACGCT ACTCAGATGAACCAGTTATCATTCCACCTGAAGAAGATGCCACTCCGAGTGAGCATCAGCAAATAATG GCCATCGTCAAGGTTGTGAAAACGCACGGCGGTCGGTTGGAGCAGAAATTCCGTTGCGCGCGGCGGAGTTGTACCGCCGCGTGGCCGTGCCTCCATCGACGGCTCGCCGCTTCTATTCAGAGCCACAAGACGCCGATCCCGGGATGA
- the LOC100678789 gene encoding uncharacterized protein LOC100678789 isoform X9, with translation MEEYRQGPPAYKRQRLGDPLQASANFLDARINLGANMVPFGYIASQDREVDMNMAAMPMGGNLALNPVQDFGQLAVPDWRHAIALDSRNRAVHKIYQSLMHNARNGENSDNRSPKWIAAARKIEGKAFKTATSRSQYFTLVKEEIHKIEMGYGFPGMSSQFLPSSSTTSAAAANNIQLVNMQQNYGSNGFGEPVTATQSHSQPGIAHSTTSVNLFSDEAIGGTMRIPVTSSIGSARPQFEAYGRPPGPRPLLHADQVPGSSIPIGDPTQFMPNAEQVLAPNLLHSMNALMAHSQFMPSSAVGSQQRFGLNDNGQGVLSENSSIINSQMPGRSKEWHKSVTFNDRNRLVRKMAQYLSTTPVPQAGSMDNRMNSCLAIAQSVESETYKAANSLAQYYDLMAKRCYFLAKDRANPTQQPGIQYYNLSDIRRTYEALGIAYPMNPSPFPSNPPNGGPAGNGGPAGNMRLHGGEAPPPPGVMPSLMGSPGAPLPYCAFARGQAAQLQQASHNQFLVPLSLDAAEVPEVIKQLAHAYKCQERENQENDVMLLCSLPHCRETKNLLNHITTCQVGINCCGSTKEIIDHWNRCTVSECPICLPVRQAERTLNSTIATTTSLNNQMNVNPVFMRRPHRGMGSSYPSTATSGLLSNQSQNGPNGLNGPNGGRNERISPRSSMWHSNYNDSPNWRSANNGSDMSMDGGGGILARRSQQRFWLQSRNGANRHERRAPYNNPWAAPEIIFVENARGQPPRGPSLFGPVGSGRNMDRLQPYGTPWRSPDILFVENVRPAHRQVQGEIRYSDEPVIIPPEEDATPSEHQQIMAIVKVVKTHGGRLEQKFRCARRSCTAAWPCLHRRLAASIQSHKTPIPG, from the exons atggAGGAGTATAGGCAAGGGCCACCAGCCTACAAGCGCCAGAGACTCGGCGATCCCCTACAGGCTTCGGCCAACTTTCTGG ATGCTAGAATAAATCTTGGAGCAAATATGGTACCTTTTGGTTACATTGCATCACAAGACAGAGAAGTAGACATGAACATGGCTGCTATGCCTATGGGCGGAAACTTGGCTCTCAATCCGGTGCAAGATTTTGGTCAGCTTGCAGTACCAGACTGGCGTCATGCTATTGCTCTTGATAGCAGAAATCGAGCTGTGCATAAAAT ATATCAATCACTTATGCACAATGCACGTAATGGAGAAAACTCAGATAATCGATCACCAAAGTGGATTGCTGCAGCCAGAAAAATTGAAGGCAAAGCATTCAAAACAGCAACATCACGGTCACAGTATTTTACCCTTGTAAAAGaagaaattcataaaatagAGATGGGATACG GTTTCCCAGGAATGTCTAGTCAATTTCTTCCATCAAGTAGTACAActtcagctgctgctgctaataATATACAACTAGTTAATATGCAGCAAAATTATGGATCGAATGGCTTTGGTGAACCAG TTACAGCGACTCAATCTCATAGTCAACCAGGCATTGCTCACTCTACAACGTCTGTTAATTTATTCTCTGATGAAGCTATTGGTGGAACTATGAGAATACCAGTTACAAGCTCTATAGGCTCAGCTCGTCCACAGTTTGAAGCATATGGCAGACCACCAGGACCTCGACCATTGCTTCATGCAGATCAAGTGCCTGGCAGTAGCATACCAATAG GTGATCCAACGCAGTTCATGCCTAACGCGGAGCAAGTTTTGGCCCCGAATCTTTTACATTCGATGAACGCTCTAATGGCACACAGTCAATTTATGCCTTCGTCAGCAGTCGGCTCACAGCAGCGCTTCGGTCTCAACGACAACGGACAGGGAGTGCTGTCGGAGAACAGCAGTATTATCAACTCGCAGATGCCCGGTCGGTCCAAGGAATGGCACAAGTCCGTCACTTTCAACGACAGAAACCGTCTCGTACGTAAAAT GGCCCAATATCTCTCGACGACTCCGGTTCCTCAAGCTGGCAGCATGGACAACAGAATGAACAGTTGTCTTGCCATTGCACAGAGCGTCGAAAGCGAAACGTACAAAGCAGCCAACTCATTGGCACAGTATTATGACTTGATGGCCAAGCGGTGTTACTTTCTTGCAAAAGATCGAG CAAATCCAACGCAGCAGCCAGGAATCCAGTACTACAATCTATCGGACATCCGGCGAACGTACGAAGCGCTGGGCATCGCGTACCCGATGAACCCATCGCCGTTCCCAAGCAACCCACCGAATGGCGGGCCTGCGGGCAACGGTGGCCCCGCGGGCAACATGAGACTGCATGGCGGCGAGGCGCCACCCCCGCCAGGTGTTATGCCCAGCCTCATGGGCTCGCCGGGCGCACCCCTGCCGTACTGCGCGTTCGCGCGCGGTCAGGCTGCCCAATTACAGCAGGCCAGCCACAATCAATTTCTTG TGCCGCTGAGTCTGGACGCGGCGGAGGTTCCCGAAGTGATCAAGCAACTGGCTCACGCCTACAAGTGTCAGGAGCGCGAGAACCAGGAGAATGACGTGATGCTGCTGTGTTCGTTACCTCACTGCCGTGAGACGAAAAACCTCCTGAACCATATTACCACCTGTCAAGTGGGCATCAATTGCTGCGGCTCGACCAAGGAGATCATTGACCACTGGAACCGCTGCACTGTCAGCGAGTGTCCTATATGTCTGCCTGTCCGGCAGGCTGAGAGAACGCTCAACTCTACCATCG CCACGACGACAAGCCTGAACAACCAGATGAACGTGAACCCTGTGTTTATGCGCCGTCCGCATCGAGGTATGGGCTCGAGCTACCCGTCCACCGCGACCTCTGGTTTGCTCTCGAATCAATCGCAAAACGGACCCAATGGTCTAAATGGTCCGAACGGTGGTCGCAACGAGCGTATTTCGCCTCGTTCCTCCATGTGGCACTCGAACTACAACGACAGTCCTAACTGGCGCTCGGCCAACAATGGTTCCGACATGTCGATGGACGGAGGTGGCGGTATTCTGGCTAGACGGTCGCAGCAGCGCTTTTGGCTGCAGAGTAGAAATGGCGCGAATCGACACGAGAGGCGGGCACCTTACAACAATCCTTGGGCTGCGCCTGAAATTATTTTCGTGGAGAACGCACGCGGACAGCCACCAAGAGGTCCCTCGCTATTCGGACCTGTGGGCAGTGGTAGAAATATGGACAGATTACAGCCTTACGGTACGCCGTGGCGCTCACCCGACATACTCTTTGTCGAAAACGTTAGGCCCGCGCATCGCCAGGTTCAAGGTGAGATACGCT ACTCAGATGAACCAGTTATCATTCCACCTGAAGAAGATGCCACTCCGAGTGAGCATCAGCAAATAATG GCCATCGTCAAGGTTGTGAAAACGCACGGCGGTCGGTTGGAGCAGAAATTCCGTTGCGCGCGGCGGAGTTGTACCGCCGCGTGGCCGTGCCTCCATCGACGGCTCGCCGCTTCTATTCAGAGCCACAAGACGCCGATCCCGGGATGA
- the LOC100678789 gene encoding uncharacterized protein LOC100678789 isoform X10, translated as MEEYRQGPPAYKRQRLGDPLQASANFLDARINLGANMVPFGYIASQDREVDMNMAAMPMGGNLALNPVQDFGQLAVPDWRHAIALDSRNRAVHKIYQSLMHNARNGENSDNRSPKWIAAARKIEGKAFKTATSRSQYFTLVKEEIHKIEMGYGFPGMSSQFLPSSSTTSAAAANNIQLVNMQQNYGSNGFGEPVTATQSHSQPGIAHSTTSVNLFSDEAIGGTMRIPVTSSIGSARPQFEAYGRPPGPRPLLHADQVPGSSIPIGFLGDPTQFMPNAEQVLAPNLLHSMNALMAHSQFMPSSAVGSQQRFGLNDNGQGVLSENSSIINSQMPGRSKEWHKSVTFNDRNRLVRKMAQYLSTTPVPQAGSMDNRMNSCLAIAQSVESETYKAANSLAQYYDLMAKRCYFLAKDRANPTQQPGIQYYNLSDIRRTYEALGIAYPMNPSPFPSNPPNGGPAGNGGPAGNMRLHGGEAPPPPGVMPSLMGSPGAPLPYCAFARGQAAQLQQASHNQFLVPLSLDAAEVPEVIKQLAHAYKCQERENQENDVMLLCSLPHCRETKNLLNHITTCQVGINCCGSTKEIIDHWNRCTVSECPICLPVRQAERTLNSTIATTTSLNNQMNVNPVFMRRPHRGMGSSYPSTATSGLLSNQSQNGPNGLNGPNGGRNERISPRSSMWHSNYNDSPNWRSANNGSDMSMDGGGGILARRSQQRFWLQSRNGANRHERRAPYNNPWAAPEIIFVENARGQPPRGPSLFGPVGSGRNMDRLQPYGTPWRSPDILFVENVRPAHRQVQDSDEPVIIPPEEDATPSEHQQIMAIVKVVKTHGGRLEQKFRCARRSCTAAWPCLHRRLAASIQSHKTPIPG; from the exons atggAGGAGTATAGGCAAGGGCCACCAGCCTACAAGCGCCAGAGACTCGGCGATCCCCTACAGGCTTCGGCCAACTTTCTGG ATGCTAGAATAAATCTTGGAGCAAATATGGTACCTTTTGGTTACATTGCATCACAAGACAGAGAAGTAGACATGAACATGGCTGCTATGCCTATGGGCGGAAACTTGGCTCTCAATCCGGTGCAAGATTTTGGTCAGCTTGCAGTACCAGACTGGCGTCATGCTATTGCTCTTGATAGCAGAAATCGAGCTGTGCATAAAAT ATATCAATCACTTATGCACAATGCACGTAATGGAGAAAACTCAGATAATCGATCACCAAAGTGGATTGCTGCAGCCAGAAAAATTGAAGGCAAAGCATTCAAAACAGCAACATCACGGTCACAGTATTTTACCCTTGTAAAAGaagaaattcataaaatagAGATGGGATACG GTTTCCCAGGAATGTCTAGTCAATTTCTTCCATCAAGTAGTACAActtcagctgctgctgctaataATATACAACTAGTTAATATGCAGCAAAATTATGGATCGAATGGCTTTGGTGAACCAG TTACAGCGACTCAATCTCATAGTCAACCAGGCATTGCTCACTCTACAACGTCTGTTAATTTATTCTCTGATGAAGCTATTGGTGGAACTATGAGAATACCAGTTACAAGCTCTATAGGCTCAGCTCGTCCACAGTTTGAAGCATATGGCAGACCACCAGGACCTCGACCATTGCTTCATGCAGATCAAGTGCCTGGCAGTAGCATACCAATAG GTTTTCTAGGTGATCCAACGCAGTTCATGCCTAACGCGGAGCAAGTTTTGGCCCCGAATCTTTTACATTCGATGAACGCTCTAATGGCACACAGTCAATTTATGCCTTCGTCAGCAGTCGGCTCACAGCAGCGCTTCGGTCTCAACGACAACGGACAGGGAGTGCTGTCGGAGAACAGCAGTATTATCAACTCGCAGATGCCCGGTCGGTCCAAGGAATGGCACAAGTCCGTCACTTTCAACGACAGAAACCGTCTCGTACGTAAAAT GGCCCAATATCTCTCGACGACTCCGGTTCCTCAAGCTGGCAGCATGGACAACAGAATGAACAGTTGTCTTGCCATTGCACAGAGCGTCGAAAGCGAAACGTACAAAGCAGCCAACTCATTGGCACAGTATTATGACTTGATGGCCAAGCGGTGTTACTTTCTTGCAAAAGATCGAG CAAATCCAACGCAGCAGCCAGGAATCCAGTACTACAATCTATCGGACATCCGGCGAACGTACGAAGCGCTGGGCATCGCGTACCCGATGAACCCATCGCCGTTCCCAAGCAACCCACCGAATGGCGGGCCTGCGGGCAACGGTGGCCCCGCGGGCAACATGAGACTGCATGGCGGCGAGGCGCCACCCCCGCCAGGTGTTATGCCCAGCCTCATGGGCTCGCCGGGCGCACCCCTGCCGTACTGCGCGTTCGCGCGCGGTCAGGCTGCCCAATTACAGCAGGCCAGCCACAATCAATTTCTTG TGCCGCTGAGTCTGGACGCGGCGGAGGTTCCCGAAGTGATCAAGCAACTGGCTCACGCCTACAAGTGTCAGGAGCGCGAGAACCAGGAGAATGACGTGATGCTGCTGTGTTCGTTACCTCACTGCCGTGAGACGAAAAACCTCCTGAACCATATTACCACCTGTCAAGTGGGCATCAATTGCTGCGGCTCGACCAAGGAGATCATTGACCACTGGAACCGCTGCACTGTCAGCGAGTGTCCTATATGTCTGCCTGTCCGGCAGGCTGAGAGAACGCTCAACTCTACCATCG CCACGACGACAAGCCTGAACAACCAGATGAACGTGAACCCTGTGTTTATGCGCCGTCCGCATCGAGGTATGGGCTCGAGCTACCCGTCCACCGCGACCTCTGGTTTGCTCTCGAATCAATCGCAAAACGGACCCAATGGTCTAAATGGTCCGAACGGTGGTCGCAACGAGCGTATTTCGCCTCGTTCCTCCATGTGGCACTCGAACTACAACGACAGTCCTAACTGGCGCTCGGCCAACAATGGTTCCGACATGTCGATGGACGGAGGTGGCGGTATTCTGGCTAGACGGTCGCAGCAGCGCTTTTGGCTGCAGAGTAGAAATGGCGCGAATCGACACGAGAGGCGGGCACCTTACAACAATCCTTGGGCTGCGCCTGAAATTATTTTCGTGGAGAACGCACGCGGACAGCCACCAAGAGGTCCCTCGCTATTCGGACCTGTGGGCAGTGGTAGAAATATGGACAGATTACAGCCTTACGGTACGCCGTGGCGCTCACCCGACATACTCTTTGTCGAAAACGTTAGGCCCGCGCATCGCCAGGTTCAAG ACTCAGATGAACCAGTTATCATTCCACCTGAAGAAGATGCCACTCCGAGTGAGCATCAGCAAATAATG GCCATCGTCAAGGTTGTGAAAACGCACGGCGGTCGGTTGGAGCAGAAATTCCGTTGCGCGCGGCGGAGTTGTACCGCCGCGTGGCCGTGCCTCCATCGACGGCTCGCCGCTTCTATTCAGAGCCACAAGACGCCGATCCCGGGATGA